The following are encoded in a window of Nibricoccus aquaticus genomic DNA:
- the recR gene encoding recombination mediator RecR: MTPAFEKLQKQLKQLPGVGYRSAERIALHLLVEKPAKLQELVAAMETAAKSVRRCTRCGNLAEGELCEICGDGRRDPSVVCVVEHVPDLVALERSGAYRGVYHVLHGKLSPIQGVAPEDLNFAALLERVEAGEVKELILALSNDVEGEATCHYLTQHLPVAGVSAGVNEDGAMSVEEDSVMPEKITVTRIGFGLPSGGGVLYADSVTLKSALDGRRSYS; this comes from the coding sequence ATGACGCCCGCCTTTGAGAAATTACAGAAGCAGCTGAAGCAGCTGCCGGGCGTGGGGTATCGGTCGGCGGAGCGCATCGCGTTGCACCTGCTCGTGGAGAAGCCGGCGAAGTTACAGGAGCTGGTGGCGGCAATGGAAACGGCGGCGAAGAGTGTGCGGCGTTGCACGCGGTGCGGGAATCTTGCGGAGGGCGAGTTGTGCGAGATTTGTGGAGACGGGCGGCGCGATCCGTCGGTGGTGTGCGTGGTCGAGCATGTGCCTGATTTGGTGGCGCTGGAGCGGTCGGGCGCGTATCGCGGCGTGTACCATGTGCTGCATGGAAAACTGTCGCCCATCCAAGGTGTGGCGCCGGAGGATTTGAATTTCGCGGCGTTGCTCGAGCGCGTGGAAGCGGGCGAGGTGAAGGAGTTGATCCTGGCACTGTCGAACGACGTGGAGGGCGAGGCGACGTGTCATTATCTGACGCAGCATTTGCCGGTGGCAGGAGTGTCGGCCGGGGTGAATGAGGACGGTGCGATGAGCGTCGAGGAGGATTCAGTGATGCCGGAGAAGATCACGGTGACGCGGATCGGGTTTGGGCTGCCGAGCGGGGGCGGGGTGCTTTACGCGGACTCGGTGACGTTGAAGAGCGCGCTGGATGGCCGGCGGTCGTATTCGTGA
- a CDS encoding YbaB/EbfC family nucleoid-associated protein: MAGVGKLLKQAQKMQKQIEGLQGQLDAKELEITSGGGAVKIKISGSGKFLGLTLDPEFLKEDAKFVSDTILTAVQDAAKQAKEQNDAEMQKVTSAFQMPGMF, from the coding sequence ATGGCAGGCGTCGGCAAACTTTTGAAACAGGCTCAGAAAATGCAGAAGCAAATCGAGGGGCTCCAAGGCCAGCTTGATGCGAAGGAGCTCGAAATCACCAGCGGCGGCGGCGCGGTGAAGATCAAGATCAGCGGCTCGGGCAAATTTCTTGGGCTGACGCTCGATCCGGAGTTTTTGAAGGAAGACGCGAAGTTCGTGTCGGACACGATTCTCACGGCGGTCCAGGACGCGGCGAAGCAGGCGAAGGAGCAAAACGACGCGGAAATGCAGAAGGTGACGTCGGCGTTCCAGATGCCGGGGATGTTTTGA